From the genome of Megalopta genalis isolate 19385.01 chromosome 13, iyMegGena1_principal, whole genome shotgun sequence:
TCGTTGTACTTCCAACGGTAGCAAATACTGCGCTTGTCCTGGCACCGCAGAAAATACGAAATTGATAAACTTCTGAAACTGTCTAGCCACTTCGCAAAATTGTTCTTCCAACGATTTCTTCTCCGAGTGGCAATTAATTATCTCTTCTCTCATCGCTGTTATGACGTCGTTCAGGCGAGCAATCAACCCGCGCAATCCTTCAATTTCCTtctgtttatacataattttaaatttaatgatATATAGTTTATTTATAAATCTGCTTTTTGCTGCATTTTATCCGAGATAAGAAAAAGCCTTTTTACCTCAAAGTGTTCATGTATAATATGTTTTTCTCGGCAGCATCGCAACTGTTCTAGACAATGGACGTTGATTACGTCTACAGTattttgcatttcaagctgGTGTTTCTGTACATGCAGCTCTCTACCCACTTTCTCCTCAAACTCTCTCTTTTCTTTGTCCAGTTTCACGTACGTTGTTCTATCCGAAATTTCAAAGGTTAGTTCTACAGAAACTACACGAGAGCATGTTAATTTATGAACCtcataatttcattaaaatcagCGATTATATTCTCTCTATCAGCGCGAAACGATTCCTCGAATTCTCGATACAACGACTGTATCACGTAAGCCATCTCGGTCCGCATTTTCTGCATCAGCTCTTGTGTTACTTTTATTCGCTCTTGTACGACAGCTTTCTGCATTTTTATCACCCATTGGGTGCTGACGTTTGCCCATTCAATCTAGAAAAGGAAAGTATGTACACGTTTATTTTCACGTTGCGTCGTCATTTTCATATAATCACGCAACAGGAAGATATAACATATCTCCTTTAAGAACCGGGGAAATCCCATCTCTTTTGCGTCATACCCATCCTACAAACAAACACTCTAGCACTCACTAGATTTACTAGACCTGGTGAAAGAATGGAGTCtctaattgaaatatatatgatACATTCAATTTTATTGAACCTTTTAAGTGCCAAGAATTATTgtaaaatgaactaatgaaatatatatatatatttcattagTTCATGCTATAActctatactaatatactaactCTGACCTAACCATACGACTATTGTTTACGTTAACTGATCGTATTTTACACGATAAAGGAActgtataaattataatgtGGATTACTTCAATCTGTTTCTGAATTTCATTTTGCACTGTTTTaaaatagttttcatatttTGCATGCAACTCTTGCGACTTTATCTCAGCCTCCCGGCGTTTCTTTGCTTGATACATATAAAACTTCTCTTGCGACtgtttttctattttatcaCGTAACTCATTTTCGATTTGTTTACGGAAACGTTCCAAGAGGGTCTCGCCGATTTCTAATGAATTGCTTTTGTATTATAAACGGAGAAAAATTTCCTGAATTCggcattaatttttttaaatattttaccaGGTAAAATTTACCTAGTATGTTTTCGTGCACATTTGCTTTGACAGTTTCGTTATGCGCAAGCGACACTAATTTATTGTCACTAATTTGAATAGTAAAGCAGGGTGGCGGCGACTTTTCCGGGGCTATTAAGTCCAACAATTTTTTCGTGTCATCGTGACTATATTGAAAAAAGACTTGTGCCAAAGACGGACCTAAACAATCACGAATTTCTGACGAAGTTGGTATCCccattctagaacattgttcCGGATGACATGTCTTGGGTATTCGACCACACATCGTATACGTTTCACCTATAACAGTAATGCTTTTatgttatttttcaattttatgcttTTGTGGAAATTTTTATTCTATCAATTTACCCGTCTTTTTTTATATGTGGAAacagaaataatttttattttacaactaCATCACTGTAAATTTATAGAAAGTACAATGAATTTCATTTTAACCTTTCTAGATACATATCTCTGGCCagagaaacaaaataaaactataAAGCTTGAAATTCGAGCGagtttattattgatatatattttttcatctttttgttttttattttgtgATCTTGATACCTCATCTTAGATCATATACATGTATTCCTAGCAAAGTGACGGACGCGAAGTGACGCAAATCAATTCGTTTTGACTCACACATCATGGAACTAATAAGCGTTCTCTGCGAACATATATTGTAACTGAGAAATTCGCGATTAAAATCTTCATACGGATGTTAAGATTTCCAATGTAGCAGCCATTCCTGAACTGTGATAGGTCCACCCTGCTCTGGAATCGACTTATGCACGCAACTATTGGTGGATCAAGATCTATAATCGTTAATAATTTGGAAACTAATTTAAGGACgcaattctattattctattattcaaaAACCTACATTATTGTTCTAATAATAAACCCATACCATGATTTCAGCTTCTAATAATTCAAAAtgcaattatataataaatttcttattatttaaaaacagaaaaataattaattccTCATCATATTATATTTGCTTATATTTTATTGTTCAAATGTTTAACTAATGGTTTTTTGTAAGTTCGCAGTTCTTCGTATTTGAGGAATGTAATGTATCTAATTAGAAAATATTGTGTATACATGAAAGGTATATATCAAATAAtagatataaatgtaatagttCGTAATAGAAGTGTTTTATTTACAATGGTCAATCATGTTTTCAAAGTACGATGGTGAATTTAATGTACAACTCTTATTTTATAAATAGGCTGACTTCCCTAATTTCTTTTAAACATGTTATTGATCTAATTCTACAAAATCTTTATATTTCGTTTTACCTTAACTTTTATCATTCAATACTTAATActtacattttataaataatgccATGATCAAATACAAATATTAATTAAGGGAAGTCAGTCTGTGCACTAATATCAAACTATGAATGTATGCGACATTGTAAAATTAAATGATCTACAACATATATAATGTACTTAAATAGTATATACATTGTACTAAACATTTAATGTGTTTTAAAGTAAAAGTTATCTCTTTTCCAACAAacatataaatatttccaattttgtTTAGAAGTATgaacattatattatacatatttcacATTGAAGGAAATAATATAGTAAACAATATTTGTCACATATCACCATTTTAAAGAAGTTCTATGTGTTACTTCTTGAAGCAATCAAAGCTTCCGTGGTCGTCCCCGTTTTCTTAATGTTGTAATCTTACTTGTCACTGATCTTGTTGTGTGTAATTTCTTTTGGATATTTGATATCGTCTTTATGTTCTTCTGCATACTTCTATGCTTTTTTAAGTGTTGAACAAAAAGAAGCCTAGACCTTATCAGCTTTTGGCATATGTGACACCTACGTATCTTGTGTTCtgtaaaacgaaaaaaaaatagaaCTAAAATGTTACATGGATCTAACATTAGTAAATGTACATTTAATATAACAAGTTATCAAGGAACAATTCAACGAAAAATTACCAGTTTTTTTTGTACCATGCTGCAAACAATGTGCTCTCAATAAGGCAGCACTTGGAAACCATCTGCCGCAATCAGAGCAACTCAATTTTTTTACTTCCCAAGTGCAATTTGGCCGTTGATTTCGTTTTCTTTTAATCTTCTTAATCATAGTCAATTGTTTTTTTGTTTCGATAGGTTCCTTTTTTTCTTCAACCTCTATAGATGACCGTTCGATAGATGATTTACTAAATCTACGTTTCTTCTTTTGAGAATGTTCTGAACGTACATGACGTGCCAACACTACAACTACATCAAACTTCTGTTGACATATTTTACAAGTGTACTGTTTCTTTACTGCGTCTTCATTCGTTCTATTTGAATGTTTCATTTTCTGTTCCTTAAATCGAATCAAGTTTGATGGCGACTTCGAGCAAACTCGTAAATGAGTTTCTAATGCTCTTTGTTGCCGAAAATTTCTCGCACAGTGTTGGCACTGTAGTAACAGTTTTTTAGAATTGGACTGTGATGATTCTTCATCTGAATCTCCTACCATAATAATTTCATTCTCTTTGTCACTAGAACATTTATCCTTGCTATCATCTATGGTTATTTCAACAACATCCCTTTTCGACTGAAGCATATTTTCTTCTTCATCAACATCAATTTCAATAACTTCAACTTCCTTACGTTTAACTTTCTTCATTCTTTTCGTTTCCCTATTTCTTTGACGGTATTTCTTCCGCTTACCTCTTTTCTTAACATTCTTGTCCTCTTCACTCAGAAGAGACGCCGgttgaataattatttcagaATCTTCGCGATTCACAGAAATTAGTTGTTGCTTACGAGATCTTTtagttttatattgtatttgtgtCGATTCAGGCGATACACACTCAATGGAACCGTTTGAAAGGTCCAAATTTGCATTATTTGATATTTCATTCATTGTTGAATCTGTAAATGATTCCAGAGATTCTTTTTCGCTGTCTACAGAATTTAACTTTCTTTCTGACAAAGTATTGGCGATGTGATTGCAATTAGAACTGTTATCTATTGAATGATCACATTCAGTTTGCTTAATATTTACGAAATTGTTTTGCTCTGTATCCATCTTCTTATTCAATTGCCTCCTTGATGATTTCGATTCGGCAGTTTTAAGATTCCGAAGTGTCGCTTGAATCTCGTCGAACGTTAATTCAGAATCAGATTGATCTCCTTCAAAGAGGATGTATTGTACAGTTGATTGTTCTAAAATTTCATTGTCACTTTCATCCTCTTCTTGATATTCATCAGAGTTATCTGCTAAAACAAAGTATTTTAGTGTTTACTTATCTTCTTCATGAAGGAAACTTTACTGCTACAAAACAATAAAACAAAGTATGTGATATTGTGATAGTACTTAATTACATACCAATATTTACAGAACAATTATCCATCATTAGATATGTTAAATCCGAGTGTTTGTCATCAGATGTATATATAATGTTAGGAACTCGTTTCATATGTAAATTTAAATTAGAATCGTCCATCAAGGTCGAATTTTCTTCCCATGAATTATCTTTCTTTtgaattttttgatttttggtCGATATAATTTTCTTTTCACTGTGTATCAATACATCATCTGTTGTATCATTCTTAGAAAAGAATATTGGTGGCTGTGTTGTCAGTAACTGTTTCTTTATTTGTGTTGGTTTCCTTACGGTCCTAACAGCACCTTCACCTATTAATCTTTCAACATCAGCTCTGAAAATATAACCATTTTATTATTCAGTATTAGGGATTGAAAATTTCttgttttaaacaatgtattcGGTAATAAACAGGAGAAAATTTGAGCAGTGCTTCTTCGAGATAATATAAAACGAAAATTGAGAACAAAAAAATTAAACTTAAAATACATACTTCATCAGAAATTGAAAACTAGTTGGGGGTACTCCAGATTCATCATACATTGCTACAGCAAAAATTTCTTCTGAATCTTCAACAGCATACAGTGCCAACTGTTGACCAGTAGCTGTTACAAATGTAGCTATTGTCTCTTCATCTTCATATTGATCATCACTTGTCATTCTACTGCAACTGACCTCAGATTCACTTTCTTCGGGTTCTGGTAACTGAAGAAttatataaaagaaaatataatatgcTTTCATATTCAATTTTTGCACTCCGTTTCATAAAATCTTAAAAAGTTTTTAACATTTACCAATATGTCATCATTAATGGTATCATTTGAGAGCCATTTTTGTTTGGCGATGTTTCTTGTAGACAGTGGTACAGAATCTTCAACATATTCAATAGGTATTGTTGTATCTATATTTCTTTCAAAATATTCAGATGTTTCTTTAGACTCACAAATAGTTTCTTCAGAAATTTGTTGGTTTAAATCCAAGTTCTCATCTACTATTATTTCTTCACCAACAACCTACataaattatttgtaattaataaatagaaaatatttatcATTATCAACAGGAAACATTGAAGTTTTTATAGTTTGTATAGTtggtatatataattttttaaatattgtattataatcaGTATTTCATTACCAATGATTCTTCTATACGTTCGTACTTGGGTAAAACCATAAACTCAGTTGAGTTTTCATCCATCGTACATGGTGTTTGTATGATTTCTTCAGAAACCATTTTCTTATAACTATCAACATTATCTATAAACGACATATTTTTGTACTATTCTTGTTGTCCACTTATATCACGTATTTAGTATGTATTTCTAATATGAAGCCCCTAAAACAAAATGAACATATTTACTTTTAGGATTGATATTGGTATTGATGAATTAATAACTAAATATCATTAATGTAACTTCATTCACTAAAACACTACACTATCAACGAAtacttaataattattataaccgTTAGTACATCTTAGGTTTACAAAATGTGAAGTAATTTTATTAATAGTCAAAAACTAATTAAATATACTTTTTTTTCATATATAATAAAACTGAATGTGGATTATGTACtcatatttatatatgtgtTAACTATAAAGATGCACAACACCTCTCGACAATCTTGGTGTTTTATAATATCATAACCCAAATAATGTACATAATTATAAATGCTTATCGTAGAACATGTATCCTATTttataacgtttctataataaCTATTCAATCTGGTGTCTTCATGTATaaaaatagagaataaaacATACATTAAACTATTGAATGTAACACAAGCTTCCGTCTTCCAATTTACGTTCATACATAATTAATATTAGATACACACAGAATTTATGCTATATACACATGTACTTGAAAACATAACCCCAGCTATTACGCGTTACACACGTTTATGCATTTGGAAAGTTCATCTTGAAGTTATcatatgtttcaaatgaattttcttATCGACAAATTCTAACTCGTTATAATGTTGTGTTTTTCGTAACtaaatatgtacatataagAAGTAGTTACATACAAGTAAAGATGAAATAGCtaataatagaaattaaatGTACATAGATATGCAACTCGATAAATCAAAGGAAGCTGCAATTCTTAAAGATTTCAATGCAAATGGTGCACGTTGAAATTGATCGACTcaaaaattgcattgtatttttaataataatacaaacgaGATATAAAGTGCAGCATCGATAGAGCTAATTGTAAGATAATTATAAAACTTAAATCTGTTTCAGTGTTTGTTAATTCTAACTTGATTACATACATATGTGATGCATATGTACAGTATTACATATCCCTTCCACCTTTTTCGATTGGACAAATTTGGCACGTGATGTTCAATGTAGCTCAATGTAGCTGAagttacatacatacatacgtaatatataggtgatataggtgTGACTTGTCAGCTGATGCACTATCAATAATCTTTGTACAATTAAATACGTTCGTTTTGTTAAATATTCTGATTTATTCTTATTTCACCCACAACAATGGCTCTTCATTCTGCAGGAAAGGGTAAACTTCTTGCAGTGATCGGAGATGAGGTAAATACAACTAAAACTTTATCTCTTCTTTAAAGCTGAATTATGGGATTTTTGTTGTAGGATACGTGTGTGGGATTTCTACTGGGCGGAGTTGGCGAAATTAATAAACACCGTCAATCCAATTTTATGGTTGTAGATAAAAGTATGTACTTTGTTCTGTaaaattacttttttttttgtcaCTCTTAATGTTACCATGCATTCATTATTTTTGAGGAaaagtaaataaattataatatattatataatatatatatataaaattataatatatttcagaCACAccaataagtgatatagaagaCACATTTAAACGTTTTATTAAGCGAGATGATATTGATATTATCCTTATCAATCAAAGTGTAAGTATTAAACGTTATATATGTActttaaaatacaatttttgtacataaatttatgttataatttaaatattaccaTTCTTCTTCTATTTTATGGTATTATAAAACAGTGAACATACATGTCTACATTTTATATAGAATAAAAGATACAAGTGTTACAAAAttagtttaaaatattaaaatatatattatattaaattaaaagtatCTAGGTGTAAGTTAAAGTGTCTTGCTAGCAATTATTTCTTAACAGTTAATTGCACTCCTGAAGTAAACcctttcattaattatttaagATTGCAGAAATGATTCGTCATGTAATCGATAGCCATACTCAACCAATACCATCGGTC
Proteins encoded in this window:
- the LOC117224950 gene encoding uncharacterized protein LOC117224950 isoform X2, whose amino-acid sequence is MSFIDNVDSYKKMVSEEIIQTPCTMDENSTEFMVLPKYERIEESLVVGEEIIVDENLDLNQQISEETICESKETSEYFERNIDTTIPIEYVEDSVPLSTRNIAKQKWLSNDTINDDILLPEPEESESEVSCSRMTSDDQYEDEETIATFVTATGQQLALYAVEDSEEIFAVAMYDESGVPPTSFQFLMKADVERLIGEGAVRTVRKPTQIKKQLLTTQPPIFFSKNDTTDDVLIHSEKKIISTKNQKIQKKDNSWEENSTLMDDSNLNLHMKRVPNIIYTSDDKHSDLTYLMMDNCSVNIDNSDEYQEEDESDNEILEQSTVQYILFEGDQSDSELTFDEIQATLRNLKTAESKSSRRQLNKKMDTEQNNFVNIKQTECDHSIDNSSNCNHIANTLSERKLNSVDSEKESLESFTDSTMNEISNNANLDLSNGSIECVSPESTQIQYKTKRSRKQQLISVNREDSEIIIQPASLLSEEDKNVKKRGKRKKYRQRNRETKRMKKVKRKEVEVIEIDVDEEENMLQSKRDVVEITIDDSKDKCSSDKENEIIMVGDSDEESSQSNSKKLLLQCQHCARNFRQQRALETHLRVCSKSPSNLIRFKEQKMKHSNRTNEDAVKKQYTCKICQQKFDVVVVLARHVRSEHSQKKKRRFSKSSIERSSIEVEEKKEPIETKKQLTMIKKIKRKRNQRPNCTWEVKKLSCSDCGRWFPSAALLRAHCLQHGTKKTEHKIRRCHICQKLIRSRLLFVQHLKKHRSMQKNIKTISNIQKKLHTTRSVTSKITTLRKRGRPRKL
- the Vha14-1 gene encoding V-type proton ATPase subunit Vha14-1 is translated as MALHSAGKGKLLAVIGDEDTCVGFLLGGVGEINKHRQSNFMVVDKNTPISDIEDTFKRFIKRDDIDIILINQSIAEMIRHVIDSHTQPIPSVLEIPSKDHPYDASKDSILRRAKGMFNPEDIH
- the LOC117224953 gene encoding uncharacterized protein LOC117224953 yields the protein MCGRIPKTCHPEQCSRMGIPTSSEIRDCLGPSLAQVFFQYSHDDTKKLLDLIAPEKSPPPCFTIQISDNKLVSLAHNETVKANVHENILEIGETLLERFRKQIENELRDKIEKQSQEKFYMYQAKKRREAEIKSQELHAKYENYFKTVQNEIQKQIEIEWANVSTQWVIKMQKAVVQERIKVTQELMQKMRTEMAYVIQSLYREFEESFRADRENIIADFNEIMRTTYVKLDKEKREFEEKVGRELHVQKHQLEMQNTVDVINVHCLEQLRCCREKHIIHEHFEKEIEGLRGLIARLNDVITAMREEIINCHSEKKSLEEQFCEVARQFQKFINFVFSAVPGQAQYLLPLEVQRLSVPDKDENEETCEQNL
- the LOC117224950 gene encoding uncharacterized protein LOC117224950 isoform X1 produces the protein MSFIDNVDSYKKMVSEEIIQTPCTMDENSTEFMVLPKYERIEESLVVGEEIIVDENLDLNQQISEETICESKETSEYFERNIDTTIPIEYVEDSVPLSTRNIAKQKWLSNDTINDDILLPEPEESESEVSCSRMTSDDQYEDEETIATFVTATGQQLALYAVEDSEEIFAVAMYDESGVPPTSFQFLMKADVERLIGEGAVRTVRKPTQIKKQLLTTQPPIFFSKNDTTDDVLIHSEKKIISTKNQKIQKKDNSWEENSTLMDDSNLNLHMKRVPNIIYTSDDKHSDLTYLMMDNCSVNIADNSDEYQEEDESDNEILEQSTVQYILFEGDQSDSELTFDEIQATLRNLKTAESKSSRRQLNKKMDTEQNNFVNIKQTECDHSIDNSSNCNHIANTLSERKLNSVDSEKESLESFTDSTMNEISNNANLDLSNGSIECVSPESTQIQYKTKRSRKQQLISVNREDSEIIIQPASLLSEEDKNVKKRGKRKKYRQRNRETKRMKKVKRKEVEVIEIDVDEEENMLQSKRDVVEITIDDSKDKCSSDKENEIIMVGDSDEESSQSNSKKLLLQCQHCARNFRQQRALETHLRVCSKSPSNLIRFKEQKMKHSNRTNEDAVKKQYTCKICQQKFDVVVVLARHVRSEHSQKKKRRFSKSSIERSSIEVEEKKEPIETKKQLTMIKKIKRKRNQRPNCTWEVKKLSCSDCGRWFPSAALLRAHCLQHGTKKTEHKIRRCHICQKLIRSRLLFVQHLKKHRSMQKNIKTISNIQKKLHTTRSVTSKITTLRKRGRPRKL